Genomic window (Alligator mississippiensis isolate rAllMis1 chromosome 4, rAllMis1, whole genome shotgun sequence):
ggaatgtagtatacctcatccaatgcaccaaatgccctgatggaagatatgtaggagagaccagacaacaactgcgcactagaatgaacgcacactggaaatctatcaaagacagaaacacccaattaccggtggggggcacatttctcacaggagggccactctctctccaatctctcagtcctgatcctcaagggaaatttacacaacacatcccagagatgagcctatgagctccatttcatcaacctgctgaatactagagatcagggactaaacatagacattggatttttgatacattacaatctgcctggcaactgactccccagcccagcccagcccagcccctggcttctttacttttcattccatccaggaagagcacgcagcaactgctgcagcgtccttagcctgacgaagggtttttgaacccgaaagcttgcttaataactattctccaaccgtttgggttggtctaataaaagccatTAACATTTATGGGAATTCTGTAGCTAGAGGTCCATATGTGTCTGGTAGTGCTCAGTTTATATGCTTGGTATCCAGTTCACATCAGCTCATCTTTCCATTGCTGCTTGGGGTCTTTTTGGATGCTAATAAAGATTGGGAGGAAGGAACAAACACATCTCTTCCCTTCTTGCATGATATAGCAGGCTATTTTGGTTCTCTGCTAGCGGTGGTGGCTTATGAATTAtcttctggggggtgggggagaaggcatTCGGATTTTTTCTTTGAAGTTGACTATTCCAAATAGCAGCCAGTGCTTTTGCATCGATCCCCTGAAAAAGCTATATGGCTGCAGCTAatgcctttcatagattcatagattcatagatgttcgggtcggaagggacctcaatagatcatcaagtccgaccccctgcataagcaggaaagagtgctgggtctagatgaccccagctagataaaaactaccacacagccaccactgcaggtACTTGGTGGTAGCTGGGTGAGGGGAGGAACAAGTATACATGTGAGAGAGAAACTTAAGTATACATTTAGATGTATTCTTCTACTTTTTTTATTGGTAACTGTGAATTTAGAAAACACATTaccaactcccccctccccctcaataattagattctgtatatggaaaaattatagatTTAttgttttccaggtatagaatctaattattgttgGTTTTATCTTGAACTTGTCCACctgctgctacagcaaggaaaattttaAATTGGGGGGATGGCCCTTCTGCCCTTGAatttcttccccttcctgtcagaccatgctctccctgagcacatagaagtgaggaAAGATATGGACTTTCCCCTTTACCTCCCACccccaaaggatccatgtgctaattacaCCCCTCATCCCCtctccacacacccccccccccacctcatgactggaaccatgtgttcttgtcacaagtcctgggatcctccaaaaatgtatatgcagatgaggcacagggcagccagGTCAGGCTTCGCCTCACAAAGGGCAAGGCCACACTAATcctatgtgacaggctgagagattCTGAGCGAGCTGTTTGGACTTGTTTGGTGATGCTTCCAGAtgtttaaggctggtgaagaagtAGGACACATGGGAAATGGGAAACAAAGCAGtttaacttcctcttcactccgaTAGCCTATgtgtagtggttcaccatgacttgtaAAAGAGTTGGCCCTTAAGGGCACTGAGTACAATAGGCACTatcatatatcttatttagatggGCTGCAGTATCCTATCTTTCCCATCAGCATCTCTACCTTTTTGGTTAAGAACAGCAGTAGCATGTTTGGCACAAAGGGgcgggtgtcagggctggctctggcactCCCGGTGGCAGCCTGGTATtgtagtacctccaggcctggtacCGGTTCCCTGTGGAGAAAATGCccacccttttattttattggacttttttgctttttttaaggtGTACATTCACGGTTCCCGTCAATATGGTTGCCCGATGTGGCCTATGTGTCTTAgctatgctcagtgttggctgtatttaatcaacttcatagttggtttcttactgagcatgtgcagcttttggcaacagtttaacaatagacagtgtatttaatgaggctttgtatgtgaatgtaagacaagTAGCTTTTTCCACATGCTGGTTGAGTTTGgtcaggggaggggaaggcacttttgtcttgtatttgagtaaatatggtcatTTGTGTTTCAAGAAAGTTGGTGATATCTCTTAAATTTGTTAGGTGGTAAAAGGCTCTAAATGTGTTTAATTGATGAACAAACCTTTAACTGGCTGTGTTTGTGTTGCGTATGTACAAACCTAAGAAGACTGAGGATTTCAGGATTAAGCCATAATGAAACTTAATTTTGTGATGGAGGATTGTGCTGTCTTGTCACTGTTGGCATAGTACCCACTCTGGCTGGTTCAGGGGACAGGCTACACACAGTGCCCagtccagccagtccaggaccctCAGCACCCACCTCAGAGTGGGTGTCATGTACAATGTGTATCCTAATCTGTTGCTGTGTGCAGTACAGTCCTGCAGTCCTGGCTGGAGCAAGCATTATGGGTGCTGGATCCattgtgcagggagggaggggagctgtaTGGCTTTGATTGGACCTTTGAGGCCAGCCCTACATCTGGACTGTGGACTGGTCCTGCGCCACTCATGTGGCCCATAGGGCCACATGaattttgacacccctgatgtaaaGAAATCAGTTTTTCATGTAGGATTGTGTTGTCCCTTGTTTATGACTGTATTCTATTTCTGGTTTTAAAGTTTATATATAACTTAATATCTGTCCTGATTAGGTGCCTATGATTCTGGTTGGCAACAAGTGTGACTTGGAAGATGAAAGAGTTGTGGGAAAGGAACAAGGTCAGAACCTAGCAAGGCAATGGAATAATTGCGCATTCTTAGAGTCATCTGCAAAATCAAAGATAAATGTTAATGAGGTAAGATTTCAGActtaataaagaaataaattgatGTTCAGTTTTGCTGCTTAATGTTAACCTAGGGACCAAATTTTCATTTCTCTTAGCAGTGCCCCTTGAGTTCGGTTGGCACAACTTTACTGTAACAATGCAAGAAATTTTACATTGTCAGGTATGTGTAGTAacagatagtagggctgtgcaaagctttggtagctgatttgattcagaggagatttggcctgatttgtggactgaatcttcaaatccaaatcaaattaggagaccaagtaaaagcttcgaattgattcaaagcatccgaattgatttggaaaaagattcggagattcagccataggctaaacaggcagctgcctccaactggtaagtctgttcgGGTTGGCGGAGTGGGGAGGGATCAGGGCTGGGtcaagctgctcagctggggcgcGTTACTCAGGGAGGGTGGTGCGGGATGCAGGCCTGGTAGcaatgggagcaggggctctgccctgctgctgcttgcccagctggggtgggcgggtAGGGAGGGGGGGACAGGATGCGGGTGCGGCTCgccccaggcagaagggggcacgtggcagcagggcagagcccctgcttgcAGCGTTGCCGCACCTGCATTCCGCACACCCCCTCTATGGCAGGTGGCGGCAAGGCAGAGCCCcttctcccagtgctgatgtgggcgtggcagcactgggagcaggggctatgccctgctgctgcctgaagcAAGTTGGGCCTGCagtacagcccctgccccctcgcACCAACTGgggaagcggcagcagggcatagctcctgtggctccccctgctggggcagaggcaggcccaGCTTGGGTagccgtgggagaagcccccatggctccctgcctggccccagcctagtcctggcacttttatttatttatttatttatttatttatttatttaaacaaaaagccctgtactcaccagctgcaggagcagcaattggggcctctggacaCTTGTGGCAGAGcgcctctctctcccccacccccaatacaatgcagggcagtgggaatTACTCCTgtccccccacttggcacccgtgtaacagctgccccatggcatgggtacAGCACACCTCAGCAGGACACCGTGCACTGCCTGAGAGTTGGGGCCACTAGGACTGAGCGCTGCCGGGCTCCAGCCAAcacatggagccaccccagctcccagacagcattcAGCatcctgccaagctgtgctgcacccatgccatgggacagctgccatgtgggtgccggggggggggggggggcaatccccactgccctgcactgcactgtgtggggggactctgccatgagtgTCTAGAGGTCCCAATTGCCGCTCCTGCAGTCAGTGAGTACCAGGCGCTTTTTATTTttgtgccaggactaggctggggccagacagggcagccatggggggcttttcccatggctccccctgcccgggAAGAGGCGGGCACAAccagaggagccacgggagaacctgcagctgcctggctgtgcctgcatccctggccaatccgaatcactgaatcttccgaagccaattcagccgaatcgattcaggacagtattccgaatctctgaatcgaatcactgtcctccaaatcggccgaatccaaatcaaatacttccctgttCTCACAGATCTAACAGATAGGTCTAGTTGTAACTTAAAGCTAGCTTCGTAGCCATAAATGCATGGTTTTGGAGTATTAATCTCTTATTTCTGCTTGCTTAATGCATTCTGTGTAGTGTGTAAGGACCATGTTAATATACTGTATTGAAAATGTTGGAAAGAATGTGTGTGTTTTGCCTTTTCTCAAAAGGGTTTTTGATGTGTGACTGTAACAGAAGTGTTGGTTAACTTGGAGTCCTGTATTGAGTATGGTTAACCTTAGCCAGTTATTCCACAGGAAATGCCCCTCCACAATGTGGCTATCAGTTTGGTTAATATAAATGACTTGAGGCGTATCTGGTTTTAAAAGTATGTATCAGTAAATGCAAACATTTGACTCACTGGATTTTTTTGGAGACTATTCATCTGTATATTAACAAATTGAGAATTCCATTATGTAAACTGTTAAAGCAGTATAGTTAATGGCTTATAGAACTTCTATTCATGTATTTAAAAAGTTCCTTTTGTAGAAGTAGCATATGCTAATATGGAAAATTACTAAAACTACTAGCGTTTCTGCAGCCAATGCATTTCCTTGTTTTAGAATATTCAGAGATTGAAAGGAGACATGATGGGAGGGAATGTCAATTGAAGCAGAAGTTATTTAATTGTAGTATTTGAAGCTTATTGAGTTGCTCTTTAATTAGAGATCTTGGAAAATCCTCATCCTTTTACAGTTCATGTAGATGAGTTAAGGCAGAGTGTGGTAACCTTAAGTGTTTTTGCTGTGGGCTGTTACTGGTGTCATGTACTGCTGAAGGTGCTACCAAATTAATGTCTTAATTCTTTGTACAAAATCAATATAGTATAGTACTGAGATATCAAAAGTAACTTATAAAAACAAATCCTGGTCCAATGCAACTCAGAAGTTTTGATGAGCAGTATCCAGTGTGTAACCTTAACCACTTACAAGTATATGTAAAATGATAAAACATACAAAACAAATAGACTAGACCTTTCTTCAAGGGAAATGGCTCGTTCTAGGCATAATTCTACAAAAGCATAAACATGCTTTTGGCTCTGTCTAGTGTACTTGGCTGTCTTGGTATGAACAACCGATTACAAATTGTGCATGCTCTATCATGGTATTCCAAGTGTTGATATGGAAAACTTCTTGTCAGTGTCTGCTGTGGATGCCAAATGTAGTGTTATTTACACACCTCACTTTGAGGCTGGAAGAACCTTGGCATCATTCAGTATATCTGACTCAGAAAGCAAGTAGGTACTAGTTGCATACATAATGAGTTTAATGTTTTCTGATACTAAATTAAATGTTTCTGTGGGGTAAATGCATGAGGTGCATACAggtttatttttctccctttcagcagctctctttttgtgtgtgttcttAGATCTTTTATGACCTTGTGCGGCAAATTAacagaaaaactccagtgcctGGAAAAGCACGCAAAAAGTCATCTTGTCAGCTACTTTAATGCATAGGTGTACTGTAGCTCTGAGCCAGGTAAGTTCTCCTATTTTTAGTTTctcactttttttgtttgtttgtttctattgACTTATGGGTACCTTGCTTTAAGtattcttttttacttttaaagtAATGGTGAATGCAAATTGAGTCAAGCTCTTTGATAAAGGTATTTCAAATGACTGTTTTGACATTGTCGTTATAGCGTAAGAATGCCTTTGTAGCTTTTAAGGTGTGGTGCTTGTAGTGATGGACAAAAGTGATCTGACAGACTAAAGGAACAACCTAATATCTTCAAAATTAGCGTGGTATATCCGGgatggtttttttgtgtgtttttttgctcccaccactgcatgcatggAGGAAGAGCACGGGGGGGACATATGCCCCCTGAATCTGTGCCTGGGGTGAGGGCAAgctactgctgcaggctggggctggcactgggggtgtggaggtggttgggctggggctgcgttagtggtggtgctgggaagggagacTATAGGGgcgggctacagccaccccaaaatttgctgtagcccaccCTCTCCCAACATGCATATCTGGGGAGCACATGTCCCACATGCCCTTCCGGCATTGTGCAGTGAAAGGAGCTGCCTCCCTGTACCCCCCAGACGAACCACAGctttgccccaccctggctgtgcagcatctgccccagcaccagccccactccctccctaacTGTAGGGGTCTctatctgccccctctcccttcccgccccttccttcccctcttgccccttcccccataacagacttaccagccagatgctgttctccattctgccaggctgcatatcggcaattaGATTGGTATCAGctaatatggctcgttaaaaagtGGCCATTAGtaagtatcagccccaaaaaatctctatcggttcACCCCTACCTTTAACCTTACAacctgtaagat
Coding sequences:
- the RAP1B gene encoding ras-related protein Rap-1b isoform X2, yielding MLEILDTAGTEQFTAMRDLYMKNGQGFALVYSITAQSTFNDLQDLREQILRVKDTDDVPMILVGNKCDLEDERVVGKEQGQNLARQWNNCAFLESSAKSKINVNEIFYDLVRQINRKTPVPGKARKKSSCQLL